Genomic window (Musa acuminata AAA Group cultivar baxijiao chromosome BXJ1-9, Cavendish_Baxijiao_AAA, whole genome shotgun sequence):
ATCTTCTTGGTTAAGTTTGTTTGGAGTTGGCAGTTGGAGGTCATTGTGACCCTAAAAGAAGAATAATAAATTGAAAACTTAGGTGAAGTATGTTCGGACATCTCTCTCCGCCTTTGAAACTACCAACCCCCTCATATCACCAATATCTTGATTTCGATACCACATCTACCTGCctgtaaataaatattatatgtataaacaattttcatgaaggtaatcaagaaattatatatatatatatatatatatatatatatatatatatatatatatatatatatatatatatatatatgtcaccaATATAACTTCAAGGTGAAGTCCGGAGAGacgatatgtatgtatgtatgtaagttGACTTTGCCTATACTCTGAAGCTAACATGGACCAGCATCGCTTCGATGTGGTGTCGTCCACCAAACAGTTCAGCAAACGAGGCCGATGCTGCGTCTCTTGTTCACCTATATATACTTCTCCTGGCTTCTCATGGATTCCCACCAATTAAGCATCCTTTTCCTCTCTGTCATCTCTCCCGCTTCACCGTAGGAACAACGATGGCCTCTTCGTCATCTGACCTCCTCGTGAAGGCCTTCCTTCTCTCATGCATCGCGTTGCTTGCTCTCTCGGACGCCGCAGTCGCCCCACCAACCAGGCATTACAAGTTCGATGTGTGTTCTCAGCTCGCTTTCCTCCATTGCAGTGCAACTGTAAGGAAGATTATTCTTATCCCGATACCATGTAACATGCAGATCCAAATGGCAAATGCAACACGACTGTGCCACACCAAGTCCATTGTGACCGTCAATGGTCAATTCCCGGGGCCAAAGATAGTGGCGAGAGAAGGCGATCGAGTTGTCGTTAAGGTGGTTAACCATGTCGAGCACAATGTCACCTTGCATTGGTACGGATTTCCTTTCCTGTGCTGAACCGAAGCCCACAAGCTTTAATCTATTAGCCTCTAATTGACCCATCGTTGCACGATAATATTCGAGAAAACAGGCATGGCATTCGGCAATTGCGAAGTGGTTGGGCCGATGGACCGGCTTATGTGACCCAATGCCCGATTCAAACCGGCCACAGCTACGTGTACAACTTCACCATCGTGGGCCAAAGAGGCACCTTCTTCTGGCACGCCCACATCTCGTGGCTGAGAGCCACCCTCTACGGCCCCATCGTCGTCCTCCCCCACCTGGGGGTTCCCTACCCCTTCGCCAAACCCTACAAAGAAGTCCCCGTCATCCTGGGTAATCTCGAGCTCTTCCATCACCAGCCTCGGCTTGATGCTTGGACGCCATAGATTGACTCCATTAGTCTTGATGCAGGGGAGTGGTGGAAGGCTGATACGGAGGCCGTCATCAGCCAGGCACTTGAGACTGGTGGAGGACCGAATGTGTCAGACGCCTACACCATCAATGGCCTCCCTGGTCCTTTCTACAATTGCTCCGCTAAAGGTATCAAAGCTCTAAAATCAAGTGATTGATATATatatcggagagagagagagagagtagcatcCCACGCCTAAGACTGGATGGCACGCtgccgcatgcatgcatgcatgcagataCGTTCAAGCTGAAGGTGAAACCGGGGAAGACGTACTTGCTCCGCCTCATCAACGCTGCACTCAACGACGAGCTCTTCTTCGGCATCGCCAACCACACCCTCACCGTCGTCGATGTCGACGCTGTCTACGTGAAGCCCTTCGAAAGTGATGCCCTCCTCATCTCACCAGGCCAAACCACCGACGTCCTCCTCCGCGCCAAGCCTGATTACCCTAATGCCATGTTCTTCATGAGCGCCAGCCCATACGTCACCGGATCTGGCACATTCGACAACTCGACCGTCGCCGGCGTCCTCGAGTACCGTAATCCCAATAGTTCGTCCCGGGCCAGCTTCAATAGTAAGCTCCCACTGTATAAACCCACCCTTCCGTCCCTGAACGACACCTCCTTCTTCGCCAACTTCACCGGCAAGTTACGGAGTCTGGCGACGGCTCGGTTCCCGGCAAATGTACCGCAGGCCGTCGACCGGCACGTCTTCTTCACCGTGGGCCTCGGTTCGAGCCCCTGCCCGGAGAACCAGATGTGCCAGGGGCCAAACGGCACCAAGTTCGCGGCGACCGTCAACAACGTCTCCTTCGCGCTGCCGACCACCGCCCTCCTGCAGGCGCACTTCCTGGGGCAGTCGAGGGGCGTCTACACGCCGGACTTCCCCGTCACCCCGCTGACGCCGTTCAACTACACAGGGACTCCGCCCAACAACACGTTGGTGGGCAACGGGACGAAGCTAATGGTGCTCCCCTTCAACACCAGTGTGGAGCTTGTGATGCAGGACACCAGCATTCTAGGAGCAGAGAGCCACCCGCTGCACCTCCATGGCTTCAACTTCTTCGTCGTGGGGCATGGATTCGGCAATTACGATCCGGCGAAGGACCCGGCCAAGTTCAACCTGGTGGACCCCGTGGAGCGGAACACAGTAGGGGTGCCGGCCGGCGGCTGGGTGGCCATCCGTTTCCTGGCCGACAACCCGGGTGTGTGGTTCATGCACTGCCACTTGGAGGTGCACACGAGCTGGGGTTTGAAGATGGCCTGGTTGGTGTTGGATGGAAGCCTTCCTCACCAAAAGTTGCCACCTCCGCCGTCGGATCTTCCCAAATGCTAGACTTCAAGGGCTTTGGATTCGGCTCGTCCATGGGAGGCTTCTCCCCAAGCCCTTTTCGTGTCTGTTCTCGTGAGTTTGTTTTGCTTGGTATTGGGTTTTTTTGGCTCCTAATTGTGGAGAAGgtgatttattttttcttttttgtaaaaGGACGTGGCAATAAAGACGTATCC
Coding sequences:
- the LOC135594194 gene encoding laccase-4-like, translated to MASSSSDLLVKAFLLSCIALLALSDAAVAPPTRHYKFDIQMANATRLCHTKSIVTVNGQFPGPKIVAREGDRVVVKVVNHVEHNVTLHWHGIRQLRSGWADGPAYVTQCPIQTGHSYVYNFTIVGQRGTFFWHAHISWLRATLYGPIVVLPHLGVPYPFAKPYKEVPVILGEWWKADTEAVISQALETGGGPNVSDAYTINGLPGPFYNCSAKDTFKLKVKPGKTYLLRLINAALNDELFFGIANHTLTVVDVDAVYVKPFESDALLISPGQTTDVLLRAKPDYPNAMFFMSASPYVTGSGTFDNSTVAGVLEYRNPNSSSRASFNSKLPLYKPTLPSLNDTSFFANFTGKLRSLATARFPANVPQAVDRHVFFTVGLGSSPCPENQMCQGPNGTKFAATVNNVSFALPTTALLQAHFLGQSRGVYTPDFPVTPLTPFNYTGTPPNNTLVGNGTKLMVLPFNTSVELVMQDTSILGAESHPLHLHGFNFFVVGHGFGNYDPAKDPAKFNLVDPVERNTVGVPAGGWVAIRFLADNPGVWFMHCHLEVHTSWGLKMAWLVLDGSLPHQKLPPPPSDLPKC